From one Streptomyces sp. SCSIO 30461 genomic stretch:
- the pyk gene encoding pyruvate kinase: MRRSKIVCTLGPAVDSYEQLKALIEAGMNVARFNMSHGTQAEHQERYDRLRRAAAETGRPVGVLADLQGPKIRLETFAEGPVELVRGDEFTITTEDVQGDKSICGTTYKGLPGDVSKGDQILINDGNVELRVVEIEGPRVKTIVVEGGVISDHKGINLPGAAVNVPALSEKDVEDLRFALRMGCDLVALSFVRDADDVKDVHKVMDDEGRRVPVIAKVEKPQAVENMEAVVMAFDGVMVARGDLAVEHPLERVPMVQKRLIELCRRNAKPVIVATQMMESMITNSRPTRAEASDVANAILDGTDAVMLSAESSVGAYPIETVKTMSKIVAAAEEELLSKGLQPLVPGKKPRTQGGSVARAACEIADFLDGRALVAFTQSGDTARRLSRYRAEQAILAFTTDENTRNQLTLSWGVEPFIAPFVETTDAMVDLVDAALLKLQRFNPGDTMIITAGSPPGIPGTTNMVRVHHLGGEKRH; this comes from the coding sequence ATGCGCCGTTCCAAAATCGTCTGCACACTGGGCCCCGCCGTCGACTCCTACGAGCAGCTGAAAGCGCTCATCGAGGCCGGCATGAACGTGGCCCGTTTCAACATGAGTCACGGGACCCAGGCAGAGCACCAGGAGCGGTACGACCGTCTCCGCAGGGCAGCCGCCGAGACCGGCCGCCCGGTCGGGGTGCTCGCCGACCTCCAGGGCCCCAAGATCCGTCTGGAGACCTTCGCCGAAGGACCGGTCGAGCTGGTCCGCGGCGACGAGTTCACCATCACCACCGAGGACGTCCAGGGCGACAAGTCCATCTGCGGCACCACGTACAAGGGCCTGCCCGGAGACGTCTCCAAGGGCGACCAGATCCTGATCAACGACGGGAACGTCGAGCTGCGGGTGGTCGAGATCGAGGGCCCGCGGGTGAAGACGATCGTGGTCGAGGGCGGTGTCATCTCCGACCACAAGGGCATCAACCTGCCCGGCGCGGCGGTCAACGTCCCAGCCCTGTCCGAGAAGGACGTGGAGGACCTCCGCTTCGCCCTGCGGATGGGCTGCGACCTGGTGGCGCTGTCCTTCGTACGGGACGCCGACGACGTCAAGGACGTCCACAAGGTGATGGACGACGAGGGCCGCCGGGTCCCGGTCATCGCCAAGGTGGAGAAGCCGCAGGCCGTCGAGAACATGGAGGCCGTTGTCATGGCCTTCGACGGGGTGATGGTGGCGCGCGGCGACCTGGCCGTCGAGCACCCCCTCGAAAGGGTCCCGATGGTGCAGAAGCGGCTCATCGAGCTGTGCCGCCGCAACGCCAAGCCGGTGATCGTGGCGACCCAGATGATGGAGTCGATGATCACCAACTCCCGGCCGACCCGCGCCGAGGCGTCCGACGTCGCCAACGCGATCCTGGACGGCACGGACGCCGTGATGCTCTCGGCCGAGTCCAGCGTGGGCGCCTACCCGATCGAGACGGTCAAGACGATGTCCAAGATCGTCGCCGCCGCCGAGGAAGAGCTCCTCTCCAAGGGCCTCCAGCCCCTGGTCCCCGGCAAGAAGCCCCGCACCCAGGGCGGTTCGGTGGCCCGCGCCGCCTGCGAGATCGCCGACTTCCTCGACGGCCGCGCCCTGGTCGCCTTCACCCAGTCCGGCGACACCGCCCGCCGCCTCTCCCGCTACCGTGCCGAGCAGGCGATCCTCGCCTTCACGACGGACGAGAACACCCGCAACCAGCTCACCCTGAGCTGGGGCGTGGAGCCCTTCATCGCCCCGTTCGTGGAGACCACCGACGCGATGGTCGACCTGGTGGACGCGGCCCTGCTGAAGCTCCAGCGCTTCAACCCGGGCGACACCATGATCATCACCGCGGGCTCCCCTCCCGGCATCCCCGGCACCACCAACATGGTGCGGGTCCACCACCTGGGCGGCGAGAAGCGCCACTGA
- a CDS encoding ricin-type beta-trefoil lectin domain protein, whose product MLLLRFRPGLFNPRSRSSTTLTSAIASVAALTVLSGLAVQPDLVTGDARGRLALAGEADDWFEETPAEELRQDQCLMSDVLRIGGKAMSAVAQDGLNQSQDKLHELADPEYWKSTPLSQAYKKDRDAAAKDDAALEALWHTWKKPLEGLTEPPIAQFDEPPGGPGPLDDEGDFYYQTGLSKWIDDRFWKNESDFYEDPTPKADKATVKAVKDLGKPLYGNDPDPNLPEWGRQVDEYNAFEYLLGSSLEPMGADNARIFLASGGFPRTAPQPGTAEFRIAVEDLKTRFAGCAWRDPIDPNEALGNLSATAAQEWQQEIASQAAQRNQILTTNKDATKALAAGAKTLGDLLGHSWAADRLARWQDYWSAGGVGWIGKSYVTIEVPGAKGMCLDIEGNAKVSGADVQIYTCNGGDDQRWSFYGGDENQLHISANNSDQCLGVAGNKSANGTKVQLSDCDKSTEWKVDVQAASTLRSLSTGKCLDLSALDKATDVRVWDCKGTSAQKFLIKPSGDDGTDRPDYPDKAQFDKAKKGVTDTQAAAKKQLAVLKVQLESAKKSGTASDAAEQVAYGIADAAGAPRGRGLLVGQQKAQVTKGVVAALTAMVKAGETAEAATRASAGDSATIAQRALAQAAQVNAEFRKEAAHKAELQAKAAADAAKLHRDNAKKDKETAEAKLAVALKAEADAKAAAADAHAKRLAAEAEEKTAKAEKETAAAKQAEANQHKQTAQAEATNAQDAKEKAEAAEATAAARKNAAVKARDNARDLNDDAWDAAQKADSARAKADAKEAYAQAHEADSNAQESRAAANAADAYASDAEAASARAQAAADAASQAAAEADAAATRAEAAAKRARSNADAAEAAKLKADAAVGTSTSAAADAIDAAQHASDEANYAVKMADEAEQESKTAKSEADKANKEAIKALAAAAKAAGFAHVTAQAAVDAGNAAAQVAKPANDAIQLGSPYVTTDSAASLVVLVGQASKSIANQQKAVADAHAKNAQAEAAAAKNLADQATGDAKIAYQYAANAATHAANARTYSKEALGYAASAATAASKASASLARAVEYGQQATADAAVADQAAGRAEGYAKDARASADQAALDAQAARQAAAAAEQAAKDARAAADRAAVAATEAEQAAKDALKYAQEAQKAVEEAARNAANKQVATGAATGIGGTWTVVNEDTIEITAAKQHNDCVIEIGFEGCEVTFTVTFNAVVDFFLCTNPDVPADATGCPSEDTLLIESKPFPGLQKKVTSYFSKLDLIEMTAAYKILKAVLVQDFVDCYHGSASGCAWAASNFIPGKAFGKLTEALWALDAALKTGIGVADAFKALKAIEGLDPSSIAKVERTMNAYEDAFTSCRVNSFPADTPVLMADGSRRPIAAVGLGDLVMATDPNNSQMRPEPVTDTFQHPADRLLTIGLAGGSSLDTTPGHKIRVHERGWVLASELRPGDRLLSPNGSLRAVTEVRDRSGLVPRQVYDLTVSGLHTFYVTTDGPQSADVLVHNCLSLSDENLSNLSDYELHTLSKHVNPQDPFAEAKPGRPNTVWTNAEIAQQAVDRVVSDYFHMTNKHGQKVLDTKKWKAFEKWLAKADDGEKYPAIEGSWNAYPSLGKVYHADRSITNAGNGVRVVLKKTKHKGRGGFSVYTAYPV is encoded by the coding sequence ATGCTCCTCTTGCGCTTCAGACCGGGGTTGTTCAACCCCAGATCACGATCCTCGACCACTCTCACCTCCGCGATTGCGTCCGTCGCTGCTTTGACCGTTCTCAGTGGCCTGGCCGTCCAACCGGACTTGGTCACCGGGGACGCCAGGGGCAGGCTGGCGCTGGCCGGTGAAGCCGACGACTGGTTCGAGGAAACCCCCGCGGAAGAGTTGCGGCAGGACCAGTGCCTGATGTCCGATGTGCTGCGCATCGGCGGGAAGGCGATGTCCGCTGTCGCGCAGGACGGCCTCAACCAGTCCCAGGACAAGCTGCACGAGTTGGCCGACCCCGAGTACTGGAAGAGCACCCCGCTCTCCCAGGCGTACAAGAAGGACCGCGACGCGGCAGCAAAGGACGACGCTGCCCTCGAAGCCCTCTGGCACACATGGAAGAAGCCGCTTGAGGGACTGACGGAGCCTCCGATAGCACAGTTCGACGAGCCTCCGGGAGGACCGGGGCCACTCGACGACGAAGGAGACTTCTACTACCAGACCGGCCTGTCGAAGTGGATCGACGACCGGTTCTGGAAGAACGAATCCGACTTCTACGAGGACCCCACACCCAAGGCCGACAAGGCGACGGTGAAAGCCGTCAAGGACCTCGGCAAGCCGCTGTACGGCAACGATCCCGATCCGAATTTGCCGGAATGGGGACGTCAGGTCGACGAGTACAATGCGTTCGAGTATTTGCTGGGGTCGTCCCTGGAGCCGATGGGCGCGGACAACGCCCGTATCTTCCTCGCGTCCGGCGGCTTCCCCCGTACTGCGCCGCAGCCGGGCACAGCGGAGTTCCGCATCGCGGTGGAGGATCTGAAGACGCGGTTCGCCGGGTGTGCCTGGCGTGACCCGATAGACCCGAACGAGGCCCTGGGCAACCTGTCGGCCACGGCGGCGCAGGAGTGGCAGCAGGAGATCGCCTCCCAGGCTGCCCAGCGCAACCAGATCCTGACCACCAACAAGGACGCCACGAAGGCTCTCGCCGCCGGCGCGAAGACGCTCGGAGACCTGCTGGGTCACTCGTGGGCCGCCGACCGTTTGGCCCGTTGGCAGGACTACTGGTCCGCGGGTGGGGTGGGCTGGATCGGTAAAAGCTACGTGACCATCGAGGTCCCCGGCGCCAAGGGCATGTGCCTGGACATCGAAGGCAACGCCAAAGTCAGTGGTGCGGATGTACAGATCTACACCTGCAATGGCGGCGATGACCAACGATGGTCGTTCTACGGCGGCGACGAGAACCAACTCCATATAAGTGCAAACAATTCGGATCAATGTCTGGGCGTGGCCGGGAACAAGTCGGCCAACGGTACGAAGGTTCAGCTCTCGGACTGCGACAAGTCCACGGAATGGAAAGTCGATGTCCAGGCCGCCTCGACCCTGAGGAGCCTCTCCACCGGCAAGTGCCTGGACCTCAGTGCCCTGGACAAGGCCACGGACGTACGGGTGTGGGACTGCAAGGGCACCAGTGCGCAGAAGTTCCTGATCAAGCCGTCCGGTGACGACGGCACCGACAGGCCGGACTATCCGGACAAGGCGCAGTTCGACAAGGCGAAGAAGGGTGTCACCGACACCCAGGCCGCCGCGAAGAAGCAGTTGGCTGTGCTGAAGGTGCAGTTGGAGAGCGCGAAGAAGTCGGGTACGGCGTCGGACGCCGCCGAGCAGGTGGCGTACGGGATCGCGGACGCGGCCGGTGCGCCGCGGGGTCGTGGTCTGCTGGTGGGTCAGCAGAAGGCGCAGGTCACCAAGGGCGTCGTGGCCGCGTTGACGGCGATGGTGAAGGCGGGTGAGACCGCCGAGGCGGCGACGAGGGCGTCCGCCGGTGACAGTGCGACGATCGCGCAGCGCGCGTTGGCGCAGGCGGCTCAGGTCAACGCGGAGTTCCGCAAGGAGGCTGCGCACAAGGCCGAGTTGCAGGCGAAGGCGGCTGCTGACGCGGCGAAGCTGCACCGGGACAACGCGAAGAAGGACAAGGAGACCGCGGAGGCCAAGCTCGCCGTCGCGCTGAAGGCGGAGGCCGACGCGAAGGCTGCCGCCGCCGACGCGCACGCCAAGCGACTGGCGGCGGAGGCCGAGGAGAAGACGGCCAAGGCGGAGAAGGAGACCGCCGCCGCCAAGCAGGCCGAAGCCAACCAGCACAAGCAGACCGCACAGGCCGAGGCGACCAACGCCCAGGACGCCAAGGAGAAGGCCGAGGCCGCCGAGGCCACCGCCGCCGCCCGTAAGAATGCGGCGGTCAAGGCCCGTGACAACGCTCGTGATCTGAATGACGACGCGTGGGATGCCGCGCAGAAAGCGGATTCCGCCCGAGCCAAGGCCGATGCCAAGGAGGCGTACGCCCAGGCGCACGAGGCCGACAGCAATGCTCAGGAATCCAGGGCTGCAGCCAACGCCGCGGACGCATATGCCAGCGACGCGGAAGCCGCCTCTGCCCGCGCCCAGGCAGCAGCGGATGCCGCATCCCAGGCCGCTGCTGAGGCGGATGCCGCGGCCACCCGTGCCGAAGCGGCAGCTAAGCGGGCGCGTTCGAACGCTGACGCCGCCGAGGCTGCCAAGCTGAAGGCAGATGCCGCTGTCGGGACCAGCACAAGCGCCGCCGCGGACGCCATCGACGCCGCGCAGCACGCCTCCGATGAAGCGAACTACGCAGTCAAGATGGCCGACGAAGCAGAACAGGAGTCCAAGACCGCCAAGTCTGAGGCAGACAAGGCGAACAAGGAGGCAATCAAGGCATTGGCCGCCGCGGCGAAGGCCGCTGGCTTCGCCCATGTCACCGCGCAGGCAGCGGTCGACGCCGGCAACGCCGCCGCCCAGGTCGCCAAGCCCGCCAACGACGCGATCCAGCTCGGCTCGCCCTACGTCACCACCGACTCGGCCGCCAGCCTGGTTGTACTGGTCGGCCAGGCGTCCAAGTCCATCGCGAACCAGCAGAAGGCCGTCGCCGACGCCCACGCCAAGAACGCACAGGCTGAAGCCGCAGCCGCAAAGAACCTCGCCGACCAGGCCACCGGCGACGCGAAGATCGCCTACCAGTACGCGGCCAACGCCGCCACCCACGCCGCCAACGCCCGCACCTACTCCAAGGAAGCCCTCGGCTACGCCGCCAGTGCGGCCACGGCAGCGTCGAAGGCGTCGGCATCACTCGCCCGCGCCGTCGAGTACGGGCAACAAGCGACCGCGGACGCCGCAGTCGCCGACCAGGCAGCCGGACGCGCCGAAGGCTACGCCAAGGACGCCCGAGCATCAGCCGACCAGGCCGCACTCGACGCCCAAGCCGCCCGCCAGGCCGCAGCCGCGGCCGAACAGGCAGCCAAGGACGCCCGCGCTGCCGCCGACCGCGCCGCCGTCGCAGCCACCGAGGCGGAGCAGGCCGCCAAGGACGCACTCAAGTACGCCCAGGAAGCCCAAAAGGCGGTCGAGGAGGCGGCACGCAACGCCGCGAACAAGCAGGTCGCGACCGGCGCGGCAACCGGAATCGGCGGCACCTGGACCGTCGTCAACGAAGACACCATCGAGATCACTGCGGCCAAACAGCACAACGACTGCGTCATCGAGATCGGTTTCGAAGGTTGCGAGGTCACGTTCACCGTCACCTTCAACGCGGTGGTCGACTTCTTCCTCTGTACCAACCCCGATGTACCCGCCGACGCCACCGGCTGCCCGTCCGAGGACACTTTGCTCATCGAGAGCAAGCCGTTCCCCGGCCTGCAGAAAAAGGTCACCAGCTACTTCTCCAAGCTGGACCTGATAGAGATGACTGCGGCCTACAAGATCCTCAAGGCGGTGTTGGTCCAGGACTTCGTCGACTGCTACCACGGCAGCGCCAGCGGCTGCGCCTGGGCTGCGAGCAACTTCATACCAGGCAAGGCGTTCGGGAAGCTCACCGAGGCGCTCTGGGCTCTGGACGCTGCACTGAAGACCGGCATCGGCGTCGCCGACGCATTCAAGGCCCTCAAAGCCATCGAGGGACTGGACCCCTCGAGCATTGCCAAGGTCGAGCGAACAATGAACGCATACGAGGACGCGTTCACATCCTGCCGGGTCAACAGTTTCCCAGCCGATACACCAGTGCTGATGGCCGACGGATCGCGTCGGCCGATCGCTGCGGTCGGACTCGGCGATCTTGTGATGGCCACTGACCCGAACAACAGTCAGATGCGCCCCGAGCCGGTCACCGACACGTTCCAGCACCCTGCCGACCGTCTGCTGACCATCGGCCTGGCCGGCGGCAGCAGCCTGGACACCACGCCCGGTCACAAGATCCGCGTTCATGAGCGCGGTTGGGTCCTTGCCTCCGAACTGCGCCCGGGAGACCGGTTGCTCAGCCCGAACGGCAGCCTGCGCGCCGTGACCGAGGTGCGGGATCGCTCCGGACTGGTGCCCCGGCAGGTCTACGACCTCACGGTCAGCGGCCTGCACACGTTCTATGTGACAACCGACGGGCCCCAGTCCGCGGACGTGCTGGTGCACAACTGCCTGAGCCTGTCGGACGAGAACCTCTCGAACCTCAGCGATTACGAGTTGCATACCCTGAGCAAGCACGTCAACCCGCAGGATCCTTTCGCGGAGGCCAAACCGGGACGGCCCAACACGGTCTGGACCAACGCGGAGATAGCCCAGCAGGCAGTAGATCGTGTCGTATCGGACTACTTCCACATGACCAACAAGCACGGGCAGAAGGTGCTGGACACGAAGAAGTGGAAGGCGTTCGAGAAGTGGCTGGCCAAGGCCGATGACGGCGAGAAGTACCCGGCCATCGAGGGATCATGGAACGCGTATCCGTCCCTGGGCAAGGTCTACCATGCTGACAGGTCGATCACGAATGCCGGTAACGGGGTACGAGTGGTCTTGAAGAAGACGAAACACAAGGGACGGGGTGGCTTCTCCGTCTACACCGCCTATCCGGTCTAG
- a CDS encoding acetate kinase, with protein sequence MTRSRASRVLVLNSGSSSVKYQLLDMRDGSRLAVGLVERIGEQTSRLVHTVPAGPNAGTRERTDPVPDHGAALKAVGEELARDGLGLDSPELAAIGHRVVHGGQRFTAPTVVDDEVLVEIERLVPVAPLHNPANITGIRTARALRPDLPQVAVFDTAFHTTMPEHAARYAIDAATADAYRIRRYGFHGTSHAYVSRRTAELLGKAPEDVNVIVLHLGNGASASAVAGGRCVDTSMGLTPLEGLVMGTRSGDLDPAVIFHLGRVAGMSMDEIDTLLNKQSGLVGLCGDNDMREIRRRIGEGDRAALLAFEIYVHRLRKYIGAYYAVLGRVDAVVFTAGVGENAAEVREAATAGLEELGLVLDTELNAVRSAEPRLVSPAHARVAVAVVPTDEEREIARQTFALIGNTSTGKTATGESHA encoded by the coding sequence AGCAAACCTCCCGGCTGGTCCACACCGTGCCCGCAGGACCGAACGCCGGGACACGCGAGCGCACGGACCCGGTCCCTGACCACGGTGCGGCGCTGAAGGCCGTGGGCGAGGAACTGGCGCGGGACGGTCTGGGCCTGGACTCCCCCGAGCTCGCCGCCATCGGCCACCGGGTCGTGCACGGCGGGCAGCGGTTCACCGCACCCACCGTGGTGGACGACGAGGTACTCGTGGAGATCGAGCGCCTCGTACCCGTCGCTCCACTGCACAACCCGGCGAACATCACCGGTATCCGCACCGCACGGGCGTTGCGCCCGGATCTGCCGCAGGTGGCGGTGTTCGACACCGCGTTCCACACGACGATGCCGGAGCACGCGGCCCGGTACGCCATCGACGCCGCGACCGCGGACGCGTACCGGATCCGCCGCTACGGCTTCCACGGCACCTCGCACGCCTATGTCTCGCGCCGGACCGCCGAGTTGCTCGGCAAGGCACCCGAAGACGTCAACGTCATCGTGCTGCACCTGGGCAACGGGGCCTCGGCGTCGGCGGTCGCCGGCGGACGCTGCGTCGACACCTCGATGGGGCTGACCCCGCTGGAGGGGTTGGTCATGGGCACCCGCTCGGGTGATCTCGATCCGGCCGTGATCTTCCATCTGGGCCGGGTCGCCGGAATGTCCATGGACGAGATCGACACCCTGCTCAACAAGCAGAGCGGTCTGGTCGGACTGTGCGGCGACAACGACATGCGGGAGATCCGCCGCCGGATCGGCGAAGGCGACCGCGCCGCGCTGCTCGCCTTCGAGATCTACGTGCACCGGCTGCGTAAATACATCGGCGCCTATTACGCCGTACTCGGCCGGGTGGACGCGGTGGTGTTCACGGCGGGGGTCGGTGAGAACGCGGCCGAGGTGCGGGAGGCTGCCACCGCCGGTCTTGAGGAGCTGGGGCTTGTGCTGGACACGGAGCTGAACGCCGTGCGGTCCGCTGAGCCGCGGCTCGTCTCGCCGGCCCACGCACGGGTCGCGGTCGCGGTGGTACCGACGGACGAGGAGCGGGAAATCGCCCGGCAGACCTTCGCCCTGATCGGGAACACATCCACCGGGAAAACAGCTACTGGCGAGTCTCACGCCTGA